From Verrucomicrobia bacterium S94, the proteins below share one genomic window:
- a CDS encoding type IV pilus twitching motility protein PilT, which yields MRQIDQYLEEMLEKGASDIHLSSNHQPCYRIDGEMHFQRGTEKFTDEELRELIYEFAPQRNIDELEEHWDTDFAYELPGAARFRVNVFIDHEGIGCVMRQIPSRVPTFEELNIPEGVRSFCFLKKGLVIVTGPTGSGKSTTLAAMVDLINRTRRQHLITVEDPVEFKHRSLGCLVNQREVHVHTKSFSNALRAALREDPDIVLVGELRDLETMEIAIETAETGHLVFGTLHTNTAATTVDRIIDKFPADRQNQIRSMLADSLKGVIAQTLCRRIGGGRIASCEILVVTPAVSANIREGKTHQIPSLMQTGKNIGMCTFADDLLNLVKRGIITPEEAYSNAVDKSFLERKFKEENIQLDLSVSSLDDMDMHADESENASKSEKARKKLHVNPRDTAALRELITILATDENPDERNGVEALEYAQKLLDLTGQNDASTLILISAAYAELSHFGEAVEWSKRAAKVAKANKQKELLAGITRHSNLYKRGIPLRGESL from the coding sequence ATGAGACAAATAGACCAATATCTTGAAGAAATGCTCGAAAAGGGCGCCAGTGATATCCATCTTTCCTCCAACCATCAGCCCTGCTACCGCATAGACGGCGAAATGCATTTTCAGCGGGGAACTGAAAAATTTACCGATGAGGAATTGAGGGAGCTCATTTATGAATTTGCTCCACAGCGTAATATTGATGAACTCGAAGAGCATTGGGATACGGACTTTGCTTATGAACTGCCGGGCGCGGCGCGTTTCCGTGTGAATGTTTTTATCGATCACGAGGGAATCGGGTGCGTGATGCGCCAGATTCCCTCCCGGGTTCCCACCTTTGAGGAGCTGAATATTCCCGAGGGGGTGCGATCTTTCTGTTTTCTGAAAAAAGGGCTGGTGATTGTTACGGGGCCGACCGGTTCGGGTAAATCGACAACGCTGGCGGCCATGGTTGATTTGATCAACCGCACACGGCGCCAGCATCTCATCACGGTAGAAGATCCGGTGGAGTTTAAGCACCGTTCGCTGGGCTGTCTGGTCAATCAGCGGGAAGTGCATGTGCACACCAAAAGTTTTTCCAATGCGTTGCGTGCAGCCCTGCGTGAAGACCCCGATATTGTTCTGGTGGGGGAGCTTCGCGACCTCGAAACCATGGAAATTGCCATTGAAACCGCAGAAACGGGACATCTGGTTTTCGGCACGTTGCATACCAATACCGCAGCGACCACGGTAGACCGGATTATCGATAAATTTCCGGCGGACCGTCAGAATCAGATCCGGAGTATGCTGGCCGATTCGCTTAAAGGTGTCATTGCACAGACTCTCTGCCGGCGCATCGGTGGCGGTCGTATTGCGTCCTGCGAAATTCTGGTGGTCACTCCGGCGGTTTCAGCCAATATTCGCGAAGGTAAAACGCATCAGATTCCCTCACTGATGCAGACGGGTAAAAATATCGGTATGTGCACGTTTGCCGATGACCTGCTGAATTTGGTCAAGCGAGGCATCATTACGCCGGAAGAAGCTTATAGCAATGCGGTGGATAAGTCGTTTCTGGAGAGAAAATTTAAGGAAGAGAATATTCAGCTCGATCTGTCTGTTTCCTCGTTGGACGATATGGATATGCATGCCGACGAGAGTGAGAATGCATCGAAGAGTGAAAAGGCACGCAAAAAACTGCACGTCAACCCGCGCGATACCGCAGCTCTGCGCGAACTCATTACGATTCTTGCCACCGATGAAAATCCCGATGAACGCAATGGGGTGGAGGCACTGGAGTACGCCCAGAAACTGCTTGATCTGACCGGACAGAACGACGCATCGACGCTGATTCTGATCAGTGCCGCCTATGCGGAACTTTCGCACTTCGGCGAAGCGGTTGAATGGTCGAAGCGGGCCGCCAAAGTGGCCAAAGCCAACAAGCAGAAAGAGCTGCTGGCCGGTATTACGCGGCACAGCAATCTGTATAAACGCGGCATCCCTCTGCGCGGCGAATCGCTATAG
- the dut gene encoding dUTP diphosphatase, with protein sequence MHLKIKPLNDTAREIYSDHGHFHEGDAGLDLYVLEDITIEPGDTKAIRLGIACEPEDGRAYFLMPRSSISKTPLRLANSVGLIDAGYRGELMAMCDNIKGEPYTAEKGQRLFQIVACDCSPIYYELVEELSETTRGTGGFGSTGK encoded by the coding sequence ATGCATCTTAAAATCAAACCGCTGAACGATACAGCACGCGAAATTTACTCGGATCACGGCCATTTTCACGAAGGGGATGCGGGGCTCGATCTCTATGTGCTCGAAGATATCACGATTGAACCCGGCGATACTAAAGCGATTCGGCTGGGGATTGCCTGTGAGCCTGAAGACGGCCGCGCCTATTTTCTGATGCCGCGTTCGAGTATTTCCAAAACGCCGTTGCGTCTGGCGAACTCAGTCGGCCTGATTGATGCCGGTTATCGCGGAGAGCTGATGGCGATGTGCGATAATATCAAAGGGGAACCCTATACTGCGGAAAAGGGACAGCGTCTGTTCCAGATCGTTGCCTGCGACTGTTCGCCGATCTACTATGAGCTGGTAGAGGAATTATCGGAAACCACCCGGGGCACCGGGGGATTCGGATCAACCGGAAAATAG
- the acs gene encoding acetate--CoA ligase, producing the protein MYAPPARVSEGAHFQSLEEYQELYARSLENPEAFWGEQAKEHIDWFHGFNQVSDCDFTNGMVAWFLGGKLNVCHNCVDRHLAGRGDKVAILWEGDEPGDVRTFTYRELHREVCRLANVLRHNGIRKGDRVAIYMPMIPEAAFAMLACARIGAVHSVVFAGFSAEALRDRIIDAKCKAVITADEGRRGKKTIPLKRPVDEAVMACPTVEHVFMVRHTDAKVPFYEPRDIDLNEAMKNERPYCPVEHMDSEDTLFLLYTSGSTGKPKGISHTSAGYLLYTMLTHRYVFDYREDDIFACVADIGWITGHSYVVYGPLANGATTVMFESVPTYPDSGRYWDMVDRLKITQFYTAPTAIRAIARNGDAFVKMYDRSTLRVLGSVGEPINPESWQWYYDVVGEGRCNIVDTWWQTETGGIMITPLPGATPTKPGSAAFPFFGIEPVLLDDQGNEIKGNGVSGLLAIKSPWPAMARTIQGDHVRFVQTYLDPFPGYYLTGDGCRRDEDGYYWITGRVDDVINVSGHRMGTAEVESALVSHPGCAEAAVVGFPHEIKGQGIFAYVILKEGFEADAELVGELRNEVRTHIGPIAAPDHILITTGLPKTRSGKIMRRILRRIARQETDDLGDISTLADPSVVELLIERRSEL; encoded by the coding sequence ATGTATGCGCCGCCGGCCCGGGTGAGCGAAGGAGCTCATTTCCAGAGTCTGGAGGAATATCAGGAGCTGTATGCCCGGTCGCTGGAAAATCCGGAAGCGTTCTGGGGTGAACAGGCGAAAGAGCATATCGATTGGTTTCACGGTTTTAATCAGGTGTCGGACTGCGATTTTACAAACGGTATGGTGGCGTGGTTTTTGGGCGGTAAACTGAATGTCTGTCACAACTGTGTCGACCGCCATCTGGCCGGGCGAGGGGATAAGGTGGCCATTCTCTGGGAAGGTGATGAACCGGGTGATGTCCGTACGTTTACCTACCGAGAACTGCATCGGGAGGTCTGCAGACTGGCGAATGTTCTTCGGCATAACGGAATTCGAAAAGGCGACCGTGTGGCGATTTATATGCCGATGATTCCGGAGGCGGCTTTTGCCATGCTGGCCTGTGCGCGTATCGGTGCTGTGCACAGTGTGGTGTTTGCCGGTTTCAGTGCCGAAGCGTTGCGGGACCGGATTATTGATGCCAAATGCAAAGCGGTGATTACGGCCGATGAGGGCCGTCGCGGAAAGAAGACGATTCCGCTTAAACGCCCTGTGGACGAAGCGGTTATGGCCTGCCCGACGGTGGAGCATGTTTTTATGGTGCGTCACACGGATGCGAAGGTTCCTTTTTATGAACCGCGTGATATCGATTTGAACGAGGCTATGAAAAATGAGCGGCCGTATTGTCCGGTTGAACATATGGATTCCGAGGATACGCTTTTTCTACTCTATACTTCGGGGTCGACCGGGAAACCCAAGGGTATTTCCCATACCAGCGCGGGTTACCTGCTCTACACGATGCTGACTCACCGCTATGTATTTGATTATCGAGAAGACGATATTTTTGCGTGTGTTGCCGACATCGGATGGATTACGGGCCACAGTTATGTGGTGTATGGGCCTTTGGCGAACGGAGCGACGACCGTGATGTTTGAATCGGTTCCGACCTATCCGGATTCGGGCCGATATTGGGATATGGTCGACCGCCTGAAAATTACACAGTTTTATACGGCACCGACCGCTATCCGTGCCATTGCGCGTAACGGGGATGCGTTTGTAAAAATGTATGACCGTTCAACCCTTCGCGTACTGGGTTCGGTGGGCGAACCGATTAATCCTGAAAGCTGGCAGTGGTATTACGACGTGGTCGGTGAAGGGCGCTGCAATATTGTCGACACCTGGTGGCAGACCGAAACCGGCGGTATTATGATCACCCCGCTGCCGGGCGCCACGCCGACCAAACCGGGATCGGCCGCGTTTCCTTTTTTCGGTATCGAACCGGTGCTGCTGGATGATCAGGGGAATGAAATTAAAGGCAATGGGGTCTCCGGTCTGCTGGCCATAAAAAGTCCGTGGCCGGCAATGGCGCGGACGATCCAGGGCGATCATGTGCGGTTTGTGCAGACGTATCTTGATCCGTTTCCGGGCTATTATCTGACCGGCGACGGGTGCCGGCGTGATGAGGACGGTTATTATTGGATTACAGGGCGAGTGGATGATGTGATCAATGTTTCCGGGCATCGCATGGGTACCGCCGAGGTCGAAAGCGCGCTGGTCAGTCATCCCGGCTGTGCCGAGGCGGCGGTGGTCGGGTTTCCGCATGAGATCAAAGGGCAGGGTATTTTTGCGTATGTCATTCTTAAAGAGGGTTTCGAAGCCGATGCTGAACTGGTAGGAGAACTCCGGAATGAGGTCCGGACGCATATCGGTCCGATTGCGGCCCCGGACCATATTCTGATCACGACGGGACTGCCGAAGACCCGTTCAGGGAAAATCATGCGGCGTATTCTGCGTAGAATTGCCCGCCAGGAAACGGATGATCTCGGAGATATCTCCACTTTGGCGGATCCATCGGTGGTGGAACTGCTGATCGAACGGCGGAGTGAGCTGTGA
- the larC gene encoding nickel pincer cofactor biosynthesis protein LarC produces the protein MSRTLHFESIGGASGDMILGALVGLGVSVNELNEELKSLKVDPFEIVVDEIIEQGMSGVRGKVLLHAPHHHHHDHAHHDHHHGRHLSTIKKLIEASALPDFVKFQALDVFQRIGEAEAAIHGVDIEKIHFHEVGAMDSIVDIVGCCLARYKLGVDEVSIRSLPQGHGTIECAHGTYPNPAPATLRILEGFPVQEVDEPFELVTPTGAALISTWRTAVVPKAVSRAVKTVYSFGHRKLNGRPNLLRATLYETLEDQTPDEVLVLECNLDDMTPELVGGLFDSLLEAGALDVFNTPVQMKKNRPGTLLTVLCLPTDREKMLGMIFAESTTFGIRERLEKRTVLERSFQTVKTPFGDVRLKVGKRGGEVITVSPEIEDCRRLARENKVAVIDVYNAAVQEK, from the coding sequence ATGAGCAGAACGTTACATTTTGAAAGTATTGGCGGGGCGAGCGGGGATATGATTCTCGGGGCGCTGGTGGGGCTTGGTGTTTCAGTGAATGAACTGAACGAAGAACTGAAATCACTGAAGGTGGACCCTTTCGAAATTGTGGTTGATGAAATAATCGAGCAGGGCATGAGCGGCGTTCGCGGAAAAGTGCTGCTGCACGCCCCGCATCACCATCATCATGACCACGCGCATCACGACCATCATCACGGCCGCCATCTGAGCACGATTAAAAAGCTGATTGAGGCCAGTGCTCTTCCGGACTTTGTAAAATTTCAGGCCTTAGATGTTTTTCAGAGAATCGGTGAGGCCGAGGCGGCGATTCACGGCGTGGATATTGAAAAAATCCATTTTCATGAAGTGGGGGCGATGGATTCGATTGTGGATATTGTCGGCTGCTGTCTGGCACGGTATAAGCTAGGCGTGGATGAAGTGTCGATCCGCAGTCTTCCGCAAGGGCATGGCACGATTGAATGTGCACATGGAACGTATCCGAACCCGGCACCGGCGACCCTGCGGATTCTGGAAGGTTTTCCGGTACAGGAGGTCGATGAGCCGTTTGAACTTGTTACCCCGACCGGTGCGGCGCTGATCTCAACGTGGCGTACTGCAGTGGTTCCGAAGGCCGTCAGCCGGGCCGTGAAAACCGTCTATAGTTTCGGACACCGGAAGTTGAATGGCCGGCCGAATCTTTTGCGGGCGACACTTTATGAAACGTTGGAAGATCAGACACCGGATGAAGTGCTGGTGCTGGAATGTAATCTGGATGATATGACACCGGAACTGGTGGGCGGCCTGTTTGATTCGCTGCTCGAAGCCGGTGCGCTTGATGTATTTAACACGCCGGTTCAGATGAAGAAGAATCGGCCGGGCACATTGCTGACGGTATTGTGTTTGCCTACCGACCGCGAAAAAATGCTCGGAATGATTTTTGCTGAATCGACGACATTCGGCATTCGGGAGCGGCTGGAAAAGCGGACGGTGCTGGAGCGCAGTTTTCAGACAGTGAAAACGCCGTTCGGTGACGTGCGGCTGAAAGTCGGGAAGCGGGGCGGTGAAGTCATCACGGTGTCGCCGGAAATTGAGGATTGCCGCAGGCTGGCCCGTGAAAACAAGGTTGCGGTTATTGATGTGTATAACGCCGCTGTTCAGGAGAAATGA
- a CDS encoding phosphoribosylglycinamide formyltransferase gives MYLVYFVITLNIRKKNMLKLAIFGSGSGTNCQAIIDAVEAGTLNAEIRCVLADKEDAYILERARTHNIPAIYIDCAPFKTKLDGEAELFVLRTLKEHDVNFIALAGFMRIVKDGLLKAYEGRMINIHPSLLPSFPGLDGGKQAFEYGVKFTGCTVHFVDAGVDTGAIINQKIISIDDEDTLDTMMEKLHAQEHIAYPEALQWIAEGKIQRNGRRIKIT, from the coding sequence ATGTATTTGGTGTATTTCGTGATCACTTTGAATATAAGGAAAAAGAACATGCTTAAGTTAGCCATTTTCGGGTCGGGATCAGGAACCAACTGCCAGGCGATCATCGATGCGGTGGAAGCCGGAACACTGAACGCCGAAATCAGGTGCGTACTGGCCGATAAGGAAGACGCCTACATTCTTGAACGAGCTCGCACACACAATATTCCCGCCATTTACATTGACTGTGCCCCCTTTAAAACCAAACTCGACGGCGAGGCCGAGCTGTTCGTTCTCCGGACCCTGAAAGAGCACGACGTCAATTTTATCGCCCTTGCCGGTTTCATGCGGATTGTTAAAGATGGTCTTCTTAAGGCCTATGAAGGCCGGATGATCAACATTCATCCCTCGCTGCTGCCCAGCTTTCCCGGTCTCGACGGCGGGAAACAGGCCTTTGAATACGGTGTTAAATTTACCGGATGCACGGTTCACTTTGTCGATGCGGGCGTTGATACCGGGGCCATCATCAACCAGAAAATCATCTCTATCGATGATGAGGATACACTGGATACCATGATGGAAAAACTGCATGCGCAGGAACACATCGCCTACCCCGAAGCGCTTCAATGGATTGCCGAAGGAAAAATTCAGCGCAACGGACGGCGCATCAAAATAACGTAG
- a CDS encoding sodium-dependent transporter: protein MGEKRSLWGSKVGFLLAAIGSAVGLGNIWRFGYMAYENGGGAFLIPYAVALLLAGIPLMILEYALGHREKASPPLAFARVNRLWEPLGWWMPTVAFFGINLFYAAVIGWCMNYFLLSFNLSWGDDTSAFFFGEFLKISGGPFELGSIRWPILAGTVLTWAIVWFICYREVSHGIEKASMIFMPLLFILTLVLVAWSIQLPGAWTAIRENYLSCDFSKISLFTDAGRKVWVAAFGQIFFTLSLGFGIMITYASYLPKKTDIVGNALTTCVLNCLYSFITGFAVFGTIGYMAQTQGIAFGDAIKAGPGLAFVVYPEAINQLPAGNRIFGALFFLVLIVAGLSSAISLTEAFSCSICDKFKISRKKSTSIICGLGLTGSIVFTTQGGLFILDIVDHFINNYALIIGGILECVLVGWILKSGVMRSHVNAVSTVKLPVVWDIAIRFITPGMLLIMVGGALRNEFMEAYEGYPVTALLFYGGGILFVTRLASFILSHFVWDPVRLKEEHHQPIDDDLLV from the coding sequence ATGGGTGAAAAAAGAAGCCTGTGGGGCAGTAAAGTCGGTTTTCTGCTGGCCGCAATCGGGTCGGCGGTCGGATTGGGAAATATCTGGCGTTTCGGCTATATGGCCTATGAAAACGGCGGAGGGGCCTTTTTGATTCCCTATGCTGTGGCTCTGTTGCTGGCCGGTATTCCCCTGATGATTCTCGAATATGCGCTGGGGCATCGGGAAAAAGCTTCTCCACCACTGGCCTTCGCCCGGGTGAACCGGCTGTGGGAACCGTTGGGCTGGTGGATGCCGACGGTGGCGTTTTTCGGGATCAACCTCTTTTATGCCGCTGTAATCGGCTGGTGTATGAATTATTTTCTGCTCTCGTTCAACCTTTCGTGGGGCGACGACACGAGTGCATTTTTCTTCGGTGAATTTCTGAAGATCAGCGGCGGGCCTTTCGAGCTCGGCTCCATTCGCTGGCCGATTCTGGCGGGAACCGTTCTGACGTGGGCGATTGTCTGGTTTATCTGTTATCGCGAAGTGAGCCATGGGATTGAGAAAGCGAGCATGATTTTCATGCCGCTTCTTTTCATTTTGACGCTTGTGCTCGTGGCCTGGTCCATTCAGCTTCCCGGGGCGTGGACCGCCATTCGGGAAAACTATCTGTCCTGTGACTTTTCAAAAATAAGCCTGTTTACTGATGCCGGCCGCAAGGTCTGGGTGGCGGCTTTCGGTCAGATCTTTTTCACGCTCTCACTCGGTTTCGGGATCATGATCACCTATGCCAGCTATCTGCCGAAAAAAACCGACATTGTCGGGAATGCTCTGACGACCTGTGTGCTCAACTGTCTTTATTCATTCATTACCGGATTTGCTGTTTTCGGAACAATCGGCTACATGGCGCAGACTCAGGGCATCGCCTTCGGCGATGCCATTAAAGCGGGTCCCGGTCTGGCTTTTGTGGTTTATCCCGAAGCAATCAATCAGCTGCCGGCCGGAAACCGCATTTTCGGTGCGTTGTTCTTCCTGGTCCTGATTGTGGCGGGGCTTTCTTCGGCGATTTCGCTGACGGAGGCGTTCTCCTGTTCCATTTGCGATAAGTTTAAGATCAGTCGGAAAAAATCCACTTCGATCATTTGTGGTCTGGGGCTGACGGGCAGTATTGTTTTCACCACGCAGGGCGGTCTGTTTATTCTGGATATCGTCGACCATTTTATTAATAACTATGCCCTGATCATCGGCGGCATTCTGGAGTGTGTTCTGGTCGGCTGGATTCTGAAATCGGGGGTCATGCGCAGTCATGTAAATGCGGTGAGCACCGTGAAACTGCCTGTTGTCTGGGACATCGCGATTCGTTTTATCACACCGGGAATGTTGCTCATTATGGTGGGCGGAGCATTGCGGAATGAGTTTATGGAAGCCTATGAAGGCTATCCGGTCACTGCATTGCTTTTCTATGGTGGCGGAATTCTTTTCGTCACGCGTCTGGCCTCTTTTATTCTCAGTCATTTTGTCTGGGATCCGGTTCGACTGAAAGAAGAGCATCATCAGCCGATTGACGACGATCTGCTGGTCTGA
- a CDS encoding RNB domain-containing ribonuclease has translation MLIERAGGRQVKVRPKDIVLLHDGPIKSLGALDTEPAGNIEEAWELLQDETVSLVELAEFIYGEETPVTVWFAWKTLQENLYFSGTVEAVSARSEAEVTETLKKRRAREEEAAGWNAYLERVKAGAVGPEDFEALSEVERLAYGRAVTNRTLKELGIELRPEKAHRLLLKLGIWDETVNPYPAREGCALVEPPLEVPVLADEGREDLTALASYAIDDDNCSDPDDAISLDGDCLWVHVADAAALIFPDSPLDVEARVRGANLYLPETVIHMLPEPVTEALGLGLTERSPALSFKISFEDDGTPQCEKIVPSWVAVKRLSYAEVDTRLDEAPFADMLILTEKYRARRIANGASVIDLPEVKLSASVEGGLYKLQGEDELGLRKSVRYSVCVKQLPRLKSRDMVTDAMLMTGEAVARFLIGHNIPAPFATQPPPDEPSTPETMAEKFMYRKKFKRSGLHLEPGLHAGLGIEPYTRVTSPLRRYSDLLVHQQLRAFLRGGELIGESDMLSRVAQADEGGGSAARAERSSNRHWTLLHMQQQPEKVYRGILVDKRDDRGTVLIPELAIDAKVRRVENIPLDQEIFVQLTQVDLPDLSFSCRCVEPEPEDGAGVEVE, from the coding sequence ATCCTGATTGAACGCGCGGGCGGCAGGCAGGTGAAGGTGCGGCCCAAGGATATCGTGCTGTTGCACGACGGACCGATAAAGTCGCTGGGAGCGCTGGATACGGAACCCGCCGGGAACATTGAAGAGGCCTGGGAACTGCTGCAGGACGAAACCGTTTCGCTTGTGGAACTGGCAGAATTTATCTATGGCGAGGAAACGCCGGTGACGGTTTGGTTTGCCTGGAAGACGCTGCAGGAGAATCTCTACTTTTCGGGAACGGTGGAGGCGGTTTCGGCGCGCTCCGAAGCCGAGGTGACTGAGACGCTGAAGAAGCGCCGTGCCAGGGAGGAAGAGGCTGCCGGCTGGAACGCGTACCTTGAACGGGTGAAAGCCGGTGCGGTCGGTCCGGAAGATTTTGAAGCGTTGTCTGAAGTGGAGCGGCTGGCCTATGGCCGGGCCGTGACGAATCGGACGCTGAAAGAACTGGGTATTGAACTCCGGCCGGAAAAGGCGCACCGGCTTCTTTTAAAGCTGGGAATCTGGGATGAGACCGTGAATCCGTATCCGGCGCGCGAAGGCTGTGCGTTGGTGGAGCCGCCGTTGGAAGTGCCGGTGCTGGCTGATGAGGGGCGCGAGGATCTGACTGCGCTGGCCAGTTATGCGATTGATGATGATAACTGCAGTGATCCGGACGATGCGATCAGTCTGGACGGTGATTGTCTCTGGGTTCATGTGGCCGATGCGGCCGCGCTGATTTTTCCCGATTCGCCGCTGGATGTTGAGGCGCGGGTGCGCGGGGCGAACCTCTATTTGCCGGAAACGGTGATCCACATGCTGCCCGAGCCGGTGACGGAGGCTCTTGGGCTGGGATTGACGGAGCGGTCGCCTGCGCTTTCGTTTAAGATATCATTTGAAGATGACGGCACTCCGCAGTGCGAAAAAATAGTTCCGAGCTGGGTGGCCGTAAAGCGCTTGAGTTATGCCGAGGTGGATACGCGTCTGGATGAGGCGCCGTTTGCGGATATGCTGATACTGACCGAAAAATACAGGGCTCGTCGGATAGCCAACGGAGCTTCAGTGATTGATCTGCCGGAGGTGAAGCTGTCTGCCTCGGTAGAGGGTGGGCTGTATAAACTGCAGGGTGAGGATGAGCTCGGTTTGAGAAAATCTGTGCGTTATTCTGTTTGTGTGAAGCAGCTGCCGCGTTTAAAGAGCCGGGATATGGTCACTGACGCCATGCTGATGACCGGGGAGGCGGTTGCCCGGTTTCTGATTGGGCATAACATTCCGGCGCCTTTTGCAACGCAGCCGCCGCCGGATGAACCGTCGACGCCTGAGACTATGGCGGAAAAGTTTATGTATCGGAAAAAGTTTAAGCGATCGGGTCTTCATCTGGAGCCCGGCCTGCACGCAGGGCTGGGGATTGAGCCTTACACACGAGTCACCAGTCCGCTGCGTCGATATTCCGACCTGCTGGTGCATCAGCAGCTACGCGCATTTCTGCGCGGTGGGGAGCTGATCGGCGAATCCGATATGCTGTCGCGTGTGGCGCAGGCGGATGAGGGCGGCGGAAGTGCGGCGCGGGCGGAGCGGTCGAGTAACCGTCACTGGACGCTGCTGCATATGCAGCAGCAGCCGGAAAAGGTGTATCGCGGTATTCTGGTGGATAAGCGGGATGACCGCGGTACGGTGCTGATTCCCGAACTGGCCATCGATGCGAAAGTTCGCCGCGTGGAGAATATTCCGCTGGACCAGGAAATTTTTGTTCAGCTTACGCAGGTGGATCTTCCCGATTTATCATTTTCCTGCCGGTGTGTGGAGCCGGAGCCGGAAGATGGTGCAGGGGTGGAGGTGGAATAG
- a CDS encoding translation initiation factor IF-1, giving the protein MAKEDVIEAEGVVKKVLPATMYRVELENGHEVLAHISGKMRKHFIRIAVGDRVTVEISPYDLEKGRITFRHRN; this is encoded by the coding sequence ATGGCTAAAGAAGACGTAATCGAAGCAGAAGGTGTTGTGAAAAAGGTACTTCCGGCAACGATGTACCGTGTTGAGCTGGAGAATGGACATGAGGTTCTGGCGCATATCTCCGGGAAAATGCGTAAACATTTTATTCGTATTGCTGTGGGTGACCGGGTAACTGTAGAAATTTCGCCGTACGATCTGGAAAAAGGGCGCATCACATTCCGTCATAGAAATTAA
- a CDS encoding JAB domain-containing protein has product MPGESIQTEYSTKGQSLRVCDMPAQLRPREEFERVGAENVSDAVLLALILRTGTTKVNVVQLSQMLLSRYGSLTALAKASVNEMARDEKLPGIGKVKAQMIKASMELAQRLTRESVGESPVVTTPEQAAAVLRERARILQKEIFWALMLDAKNRLIGEPQKISEGTLTSSLVHPRELFKKAVELSCASIILAHNHPSGDPTPSGEDIKVTKQLIEAGNVMGIKVLDHIVLGHRRTHMNTDFISLREAGLVRFS; this is encoded by the coding sequence ATGCCGGGTGAATCCATTCAGACTGAATATTCCACAAAGGGGCAGAGTCTCCGTGTCTGTGATATGCCCGCACAACTGCGTCCGCGGGAGGAATTTGAACGTGTGGGGGCCGAAAATGTTTCCGATGCCGTGTTGCTGGCTTTGATTCTCCGTACCGGAACAACGAAAGTGAATGTGGTTCAACTGTCGCAGATGCTGCTTTCGCGCTACGGTTCCCTGACGGCTCTGGCGAAAGCGTCTGTGAATGAAATGGCGCGGGATGAAAAACTGCCGGGTATTGGAAAAGTGAAGGCACAGATGATTAAGGCCTCGATGGAGCTGGCACAGCGTCTGACCCGGGAAAGTGTCGGGGAAAGTCCGGTAGTGACCACGCCGGAGCAGGCGGCCGCTGTTTTGCGGGAGCGCGCACGGATCCTTCAGAAAGAAATTTTCTGGGCACTGATGCTTGATGCTAAAAACCGGCTGATTGGGGAGCCGCAGAAAATCAGCGAGGGAACCCTCACCAGCAGTCTGGTGCATCCGCGTGAACTGTTTAAAAAAGCGGTTGAGCTGTCCTGTGCTTCGATCATTCTGGCGCACAATCACCCGTCGGGCGATCCGACGCCGTCAGGAGAAGATATTAAAGTTACGAAGCAGCTGATCGAGGCCGGAAACGTAATGGGCATCAAGGTGCTGGATCATATCGTGCTGGGTCATCGCAGAACCCATATGAATACCGATTTTATCAGTCTGCGCGAAGCGGGACTGGTCCGGTTTTCATAG